The genomic window TgctagaaaaataacacatgatatAAAAATCCTACTCCTGGTGAATCAGAAATGGCTTCTTTATTTATGAAGGACAACTTATCCactcattgattttctttttcctcctataACAGGTCTATGTGATGTTTACCTTGcatgtttaattgatttttaaaaaagtttttccttgtgatttttgtgtattcatttttaatgattataaacaAAATGCTGTGACTTGTTTTTCACTTgatatttttccatattattaCATACTTTTGCAACCACAGAATCAAGAAAAAAGTGACTGCAAAGACCAACAGTACTATAATTGATGTGCAGAGCTTCACACATATCCCTATcataatttttaacagctttgttaAGATACACTCACCCATTTGAAgttttttggtatattcatagaagtgtacaaccatcaccaaaatctctattaaatttcatcattttacttttaactcATTTTCCTGAATCTCATAATTCTGCCATTTAAATTGCTTATTCTTGCTTGCATGCGTGCACCCTGTCTCTCTGCTCCAATAAAACTGCACAAGACAGGGTTAAAACTGCTGCCAGGTGGCTGCAGGTTGAGATTACTCCATTcagcagtactttttttttttaaaggtagaataATGTAAATAAGTTATAAAACCACCTTAACTGTAATATCAATTGACACCAACTCAGGCAgcatgaagaaagaataaaacgaGAACTGTTCTGCCTGTCCATCTAGCTGGTAACCccaaaagaaaaggagataagTTTTGGCAGACATAACTTGCTCTAAAtgcaaccattttatttttcctaagagTTCAGTCCTAAAATTTGGCAATGACTGATATCAAATCTCCTGGCCTACAGTTTCAGCAATACATTCTCCACtccccaacttaaaaaaaaaagatcaagataCAGTTTGTGCATGTCTAGTCTCTGGCATCTTCTTGTAAGCAGTGAGCTGTTTTATTTATTGCTCTGATGCTTCCTAGCACAGTAGGCCTTCAATATacgtatttgttgagtgaataaatgactaACTTTAACAAAGATTTCTCAAAGTGTCATCACTACTTCTCTTACTATTTACTTTCATAATAACTGTCACCTGCTAACTTCTACGGGTCCAACAGGCCTAATCTTAAATGGCACTTCCTTTGGGAAGCCCTCCTGATTCCCTACGTAGACTAGCTCCTGAGCTCTACTCCCTCTCACACCACTCATTACTGATAAGAGCTCCATGAGGGAAGTTACTTTGCTCACCTTTGTAACCCCatcacatagtaggtgcttaatcagcatttgttgaaaaaatgaagtaaacTGGGCTTAATTTGTCTGTCTAAAGGCAAGAACTCATTCCATGTAGCCAAGTATTCTTATACTACTATTGACCCATCATGACTttcaagtgttcttttttttaaaagaaacaactttactgaggcataatttacgtaccataaaattcacccattaaGTTCTTACCTACgtctttcctctctcattttccaTGTGAAGGTCATTTTTCTGATGGTAAAATGGGGAGCAAATTGAAGAATGTAGTGGAATTTTGGATAGAGAATGGGCTCTTTGAGGCCAATTTAGCTGGCTTTACTTctcagttttactttttgtttgtttgggggggaggtaattaggtttatttattatttatttttatttaactggcggtactggggattgaacccatgacacttcgtgcatactaagcatgccctctaccattGACCTATACCCTCCACCTCAGTTTTACTTTTCAATTGTGATCTTAAAGCAAATTAACCTCTTTAAGCCATGAATTCTGAGCTGTAAATCTGAAGAATTTCTTCATTGGATCCTctaagggttaaatgagatgacatGCAGAAAAATCTGATCCACTGTAGAGGTAACAACTCAAAACAAGCAgaacccctcccttccctctgtcgTCTGTTAACCTTGGATCCCCTAAATGGTAGGTCAATTCTTTCACATCATCATTGTTTTGTTCGGAGCATatgtgaaaaaatactcaacCTTCTTGCTTCCTTAGTATCCAGCAAGCCCCACTTCACTCTAAGGTTTAGCTTTCCTGCACTATTCTTACAGATTTTGCTCCACTTTTTAGTCATTCTTAGGCATACGCTATTTGTCTTCACCTTTTGAATATGCTGGCAGAAAAACCCCAAATCCCACCTGAGATCGTCAGAGAACAGCGACTTCTTTGGTtgccatttcctttcttcttcactgAGAGCGTTCTCCTgtgcttaaaattttgtttttcaaagccttccattcttttaaaaaaatgcttttccttttacAGCCTCTTGTCTTGAAATTTTACGTGTCTTTTCCCTGGACCTGTTTCCTAAAGTCTCTGACAgcctgccttctctgtgtgttGTATTACAGTCACATCCCCCAGGTCTCCACCGTTTCCCCAAGACCAACCAGTTCTTCCCTGGGAGTCACATTACATCAGCATTACTAATAGAATATCTGCTATATTTCAgactatgttttattctaggcaGTCAATTAAAAACGAACCTCGGCGCTGGTTTGATTTAACATGGAGGATGAATTGTCTAAGGTCAAATGCAAACTGCTGCTGGACTGGGGAGACATATATTTATATTCGTATTAAATATATACCTGTTGAATTTGGGATTTTTCTCCATGCTTCACAGACCCCCTAAGCTTTCGGGTAATTAGGACGGTCCAAAGCGTGGGTTTCCAGAAACTTCGCAAAAAATTAGACTCCATCAAAAGGACTGCTCCACACATTCAGGGAACACCCACCAACAAAACCCATCTCCACAACCGCCAGATTATCTCACCAGCAAGTGAGACTGCAAGGTTTGGGGGCTTGGCTGTACCACTCCGCGCGGCGCATGGGGGGGTTCGTGCCCATTTGGCTGCGACTGACCGTTTCCCCTCGCTTGGTTTTGCCCCTGCTCCCCCCGCGCAGGCACCCACAGTGCGTCAGGCCGGCGCTTTATAGTGGCAGACTGGGCGGCTCCGTTCgctgtttttcctcttctctgggtCGTGTCTCCTTTCAAGGTTCGCGAAGATGCAGCTTAAACCAATGGAGATTAACCCCGAGGTGAGCGTCAGGTGCATCGTTATCTGGGGAGCGTGGGGCCGAGGGTCAGCTTCCTTCAGGTAGCTGTATCGCggagtggttttatttttgtatttttctttgcatttgcctTTCAGATGCTGAACAAAGTGAGTGACGTCTCACGCTgcctccatccccctcccccggGAGAGCCGAGGAAAAGGCGCCCACCCGCTCCCGCTGTTTCGCAAGGACAGAGCGGCTCCCTGCGTGGTCGAGAGGCGGTGGGGCTGGGGCGCGGCCGGGGCGCCCTCCCTTTGCCTCTGCCTCTGCATCGGAGGCGGCGGTGACTGTGAAACCAGTTGGGGATGGGATGGAGGAGGCTTCGCCCAGATGCGAGCCCGGGGCCGAGCTCCCGAGGGCGTGGCGCGCGCCCCGCGGACTCGAGTGCCCGGGCGTCGCAGGAGCCACGTGTGGGCTGCGCTTTGTGCTGTGTCATTGCGCCGGCTCgggttgggggcgggggctcCTCCCAGGCCCGGGTCGGGGCGCGAGGATCCGAGCCCGCCCTGCCTCTCTGCCACTTGCGGGTCTCCGCGCCTGGCCGCCTTATTTCTTCTCCGCAGGTGCTGACCCGGCTGGGGGTTACCGGCCAGTGGCGCTTCGCGGACGTGCTGGGACTGGAGGAGGAGACTCTGGGCTCGGTGCCAGCGCCTGCCTGCGCCCTGCTGCTGCTCTTTCCCCTCACCGCCCAGGTAGGGCGTGGGGCCTGGGGTGCACAGGCCCTGGACTGTGCGCGCTCCCCCAAAGCCGAGTGAGGCTGTGAGGACAGTGTAGGCCCCACTCCCGTCCTGGCCTGGGCGCCCAGACCTGGTAAAGTTCCCTGTTCTTGTGGGGGATAGAGGGAGAAACTCGCACTTGCAGGGTATCAACTCACTGGGGGTCCTGTGGTAATAAGAGTTTATCGCCTCCTCGCTCATCCATCCAGCATTGCCTTAAATTTGGAGGAGAAGCAGCATCTCTGTTCCGTTATGCCAGTTATCCTGGAAGACAGTTCATCCTGTTCATGAGTGCAGCTTGAACCTCGGCTTTTCTGAGCCTTCCACTCCAAGGGATGGCTGGTTGTTTTCCTCTAAGGGCTATGATCTGTCATTTTATTGTTTGGTTCTCAGACTCCCACcttgctgtaaaaaaaaaaaggggggtggggtgggcttgCCTAAACCACAAGAAAGCAATAGGTTCTTAGAGAATAAAAATTCTCTACCTCCACTGCCTGGGTCTTTAGTGGACTCAAGGgtttcttcccacccctccactccccacaATATGCAGACTTGGTTTTTAGCCTCTCCAATGTGCTTTTCTAAAAAGCTTAATCATTAGTGTATGGTTCCTGTGTGGGAGCCCCCTATCTCTCTTGActtctttcctctctgaccttGTAGAAGTGAAATAGGTGGGTATTTAGTCCAGTCTTGGAAATaccttttcatttccctttagGTGGTCTTCCTCCTATAAATAAATGTGCATGGATATATGTACCTCAAACACTGAGCTTCGGATATAAAAAGGTAGCTGGGATGATCCATCTCTTGGATGCGTGGAGTCCCACTAATTAGCATGGCATTGCCTACTCCAGTTGCTGTCACTTGAGCCCTGATTTAGGAGTGGTTGAAATTTGCTTTAGCCAAACTTGGGTCATTAGCATATGAGGCATTGTTCCAAACGCAGAGTGAGCTTAACTGAAGTACCATCCTAAGGCTGGGTATTCTAGAAGCATCCTCAGTAGTTAAGCCCTGTGGGAAGTTCCAGGTGCACCTCCTAGAAAATGGGCTAAGTATTGTTGGTTAAAACACATTAAAGCTATTAGGATAATCCCACCGACCTTTTTTATTGCAAAGCCTTTACTTTAGGTGAAAATGGAGCTGCTAAATAATTGCTAGTCAAATTAGCTTCCCTTTTGGTCAAATCAAACGCAATTTTGTCTCTCTCATGTGAGCCTCTCACAGAGCTTTCTTGTTAGAGGAACCATGATGACTCGGAGGTTTTTGAGCAGAGCACTCAAAGGCAAGGCCTCTGGGAGGCAGTGGTGCACCGTGTTTATCTTGCAAAACCCCACTGGTCTTGTGCTGGATCAAGCTGCTCTTGCTTAGAGAACATTCTAGcttgaatgttttgtttttgaaagcacTCGATACTTTGTCCTTTAGCTCCAGTTCAGTCCCTTAGATTTATTGAACACCTGTTCTGAGACACAAGCTAAATACTGAAGCAAATTCAAAGAACGGTCGAGGTTTATAGGTTGACTTCCAAACGAGCTTATGTTAATGTAGAAAGCATCTAATTCTGtctaagagaatattatgaaatcCTAAATGAACTACTTCTAAAACATTTTAAGCAATCATGAAATATGCACAGAAGTGTCTCCAGGCAAGAGCTCAAATGGCTCTAAAGGATGATGCTACCCCATTATAAAAAGTTAAaccttagaaaagagaaaacctttGTTGATGAGTAACTCAGTTCAGGGGTCCAGTGGGTGGGTATATGATGCTGAAACTTTACCTCCTGGTTGGAGTTAAAGTTGATCTTGTGGAACAAGAGAGCTTATTCCTTGAGTGGTACCACAGACACAGGCTTAAACTTCAGTTCCACATACAGTGATGCAAGGTTCTCGAATTGGAGATGTATGTACTTCAGGGGTTCTGTCTGATTTATACTGATTATAAGAAATTGGTGTTTCTATAGCATCAGCCCCCTGCCTTTAACTGAGAAGTCATGCCTCTAAGGTTTTTAAAACTGTTAGTGAAAGGGCCACACAAGTCCACTAAATTACAGAGAGCTAATGATGCTTTGAGCAAAACTACCTCTGTTCTCCTCGAACTGTATATTTGGCAGAAACAAACAAGTCACATCTTCCTCTTGTAGGATGAGGAGTTTTTGTGAAATCACAGCCCAGCACACTGGACCAGTTGTCTTTCCTTTCTAAAGACGGATGAGGGAAtagttaatttctttaaattgctCCTTTCTGTAGTtaagtcttgttttgtttttgaagacaCGTATACTTGGACAGAATAGAAGAACAGTGAGCTATAAACTAGCTGATGTGTGTTCAGTTGACCAAAGCTTGATTGGAATGCCTGTGTGAAAAATAGCCATTGTTAgtgtgaaaggaagaaaataatgaacttGACTGTTTTTCTGACTTAGGACATCATCCATTTCCAGCTAAAAGGTTGCAGTGGTGTCTAGACAGAGCCTTGGGTGATATCCAGGGCCGTCCCTGCACTGCAGCATCAGGATGGAGTCTCAGAGCCTCTCGGAACCCCGCGGGCTCGCGTGGGTGTAGGAGGCAGACAGGCCACTCCCTGGGCACCAGCCAGCCCCTAGAACCCCACTTGTGTTTCCATTTAGGTGCTAGAACTCACTGTGCTGCCATctgttctttgcattttcattttgagatATACAAATGTTTTTTACGCTCACAGcatgaaaacttcaggaaaaaacaGATTGAAGAGCTGAAGGGACAGGAAGTCAGCCCTAAGGTGTACTTCATGAAGCAGACCATTGGGAACTCCTGTGGCACCATCGGACTTATCCATGCAGTGGCTAATAATCAGGACAAACTGGAGTTTGGTGAGTGTGGGTTGTGAAACCAGTCATCCTCTGGTTGACCTCTGGTTAACTGTAATGCTTCCTTCCAGCACCCCTAAGGGGCTATTCAGTAAATTGTGGCCTTAAGTTTTTTTGTAACTTACCCACACAGATAGAATCAGTGGGTGAATTCTCATCGTTCCTCTCTCTTGAGGAAAGGAAAGTCAGTTTTCCAAGAAGCGGGGTGTGACGTCCTCCACCTGGGAAGGCAGAGCAGGTGATAACGCAGTTGTGCGCTGCTCCCTGCCTGGACTCTTCCACATGCAGACAGCAGCCTTCGTGTTTCTCACGTGCTCCTGTTTTATTCTCAGCAATTCTGAAGGATTAGAGATGATGTTGAGCCATAAAATATCTGCTCTTAGGACCTGTCTTTATGGCGCTGTGCCTCATAAGCAATAGGAGAACCGAAGTGGCCTAGAGCAGCTGGACACAGTGGGAGAGTTTCTGCAGGGAGGCATAGCAGCCTGCCGAATCCCCAAGAGATCCAGCTGTGAACAGAGGCGGGCCAGGGGTTTTAGCTCACCTCCAGTGGATGCTGTGGGGGGTACAGAAGAGACGAGTCTCAGCGATTAAGTTGTCAGAAGCACAGTTAACAGCaccaaaatgtattaaaatatatggcCTTGTGTGTAATTTAGGCCGTGGGTCAACAAACTTTCTTAAAAGGCCAGCGGGGAAATCttttaggctttgagggccaTATGGTCTTTGCCCTCGTAGTACAAAAGCAGCCATACACAAGATGTAAAGTGAGAGATATCACTTcatcccaataaaactttatttacaaaaataggtggcAGTAGCTTGCCAACTCCTGATTTAGGCAATGAATGGGGGTGGCTGAGTACTGAATACCTTCAACTAACAGTCCATGTAGGGCTTGTAGCAGGTCAAATGCTctttaaagcacacacacaagGGAAGTGTGGCCAAGGCTCTACTTGTGGTacacttttgaaatttaaaaaaaaaagaggcttgtCTGGCCATAAAAATCCTGATCTAGAAGTTGCTTTTCCAAATATTGATTCGACTGAGCCATATTAAAAAATTGTAGcttgatcctttttatttcttctgtattgAGTATCATGTTTAGGTTACTTGTTCCTGAGTCACAGAGTACTGTAACTCCTGTAAACACGGTCATGAGGGTGCCGAAGACTTCATCTGAGTCATAACCCTCCTCATAAAGTTAAGAGGATTCCTATAACTTCCAAATTTTGAATTTAGGGCTGAAAGTTCAAACTGAGGCCTATTAAAATGCAAGTTGCTCTCGCCCTAACTAGGTATTCAGTATCTCCTAGACTCATCCACCCAGAGCAGTGCCAAAATGCTGGTGCCAGCCATCAGCCGGGCAGTTGTGTCTAGGCCAGACTGTTAGCTCTTTGCATGTCTATTTAAGATCTTTAGGTTAATGTCTGCTGGATAACGATATTACTAAGATCGTATTTTCtagtctgaaataaaaaaaatcttggtttgTGAACTGTTACTGGATTAGAATGCTACTATTACATCATGTATGTAGTGAACATTAATTGTGCATTGCTAGGTGCTGCAGATAACAGCAGTAGACAAAAGTGCCTGCCTTTATGGCaccaaaaatctcaaaatatgtgTCACAAGTGGGTAAGTGCTGTAGCCGAGGTGGTGAGGGATTTGAGAGGTGAGGGTACAGTGGGAGGCGAAGGGGTCGGGTGGCAGGAAGGAGATGGGAGGAAGAGCTTGGCACTGGAGGAACAGAGAGTTCTCTGGCTTGGGTACAGTGAGAAGGGAGCGGTTGGAAGAAGAGGCCAGGGAAGGACGGACAGCTTATCCACACCCTAGGAGGCTGTGGTAAAAATTCAGGTCATCAGACGTCAAATGCGATGGCTTAAGTCAGCAATAAATGTGTATCCATTTGCGTCACACCTATACTAAtatatgctgtttttttttaagaggatgggtcagttctgaaacagtttctTTCTGAAACGGAGAAGTTGTCCCCTGAAGACAGAGcaaaatgctttgaaaagaaTGAGGTAGGAAGAGAACTtctaaaacattgatttttttttttcaataactcTTGAGGTTTTTGTGCTAATTACTCTCCTTTCTGCAGGCCATCCAGGCAGCTCATGATGCTGTGGCACAGGAGGGCCAGTGTCGGGTAAATGCACGttagagccaggctgcctgtgtGTCACCTGTGTTTCCCCTGAACTGTGTTCAACAGTCTCTCATGGAACCCAGCAAATACTTTCATCCAAGGCCGAGTAACGCTAGAAAATTTTGCCAGAATAATGGCGTTGACCAGACCTGGTCGTAAAAATGGCTCATCAGAATATTTAATTGGTGGTTCACACAGCTTGAGTAAATTCAAGCTGATGGTGTTTTATTTAGATCCAAATGAGTCTAATAGAGTGAGTAACATCCCTCTTCATAATGGAACATTTCAAGTACTCTCCTCATGGATTGTTGGAGAGTAAGATATACCAGTAAGGACTAACATTTTCTGGACAACTTAAATGTACCATTAATCTGAACAGAGCCTTCCTGTCAGCTGTTAGATTTAAGCCGGTGACAGTGCTTATATAAGTACAGTTGGCTCTGCCGCTTTCTGGTCTTGACCTTGTGTGAGGTGCTTATGCTCCCTAAGCCTTAATTTCTCCAGTAAAAAGCAAGCCATAGAGTTCTGAGAGTTACAGAATGTCTTCTTTCATGGTCTTAGAATAGGGACTATTATATAGGAAACAAATAttagcaataatttaaaaaacaggcaaGTCACTTCAAGCATATTCCATttagagaatttatttttaacaaattaagtTCCGCTTATAAAAATGATATTGCAAAATATGTGTATCGAACCAGCAGGTTGTagaccttaaacttacacaatattatgTCCTTACATcctaataaagcaaaaaaaattttaaatgtataatacaGTGGAAAATAGTCATTTTCAACGACATGTCTTGACTCTTCAGGTAGATGACAAAGTGAACTTTCACTTCATTCTGTTTAACAACGTGGATGGCCACCTCTATGAACTTGGTACGTTTCATTCCAGTTTTAGAATCTAATATAGCTGCATGCATTCTCTTAGACATAATTCCTCTTACAGTATTGGTGTGTGACTTTATGGTGGCGCTTAGTAGGTCTTCGCTTATAAAGCCAGAACAGCAGTGTATTCTTGTGGGGCCCCTAACCCCTTATCATACCTGGAGCACCTCAGGCAGCTGACCTGTGGAACGAATAATCTTAGTCACAAACCAGTAAAGAGAATTGATCAGCAAGTTCAAGGTGTAtgtattcagattttctctttccaCCTTCTGCTATAGCATCACCAGTACAGGGTTTCTGCCATCATCC from Camelus ferus isolate YT-003-E chromosome 2, BCGSAC_Cfer_1.0, whole genome shotgun sequence includes these protein-coding regions:
- the UCHL1 gene encoding ubiquitin carboxyl-terminal hydrolase isozyme L1, whose protein sequence is MQLKPMEINPEMLNKVLTRLGVTGQWRFADVLGLEEETLGSVPAPACALLLLFPLTAQHENFRKKQIEELKGQEVSPKVYFMKQTIGNSCGTIGLIHAVANNQDKLEFEDGSVLKQFLSETEKLSPEDRAKCFEKNEAIQAAHDAVAQEGQCRVDDKVNFHFILFNNVDGHLYELDGRMPFPVNHGTSSEDSLLQDAAKVCREFTEREQGEVRFSAVALCKAA